In a genomic window of Parambassis ranga chromosome 24, fParRan2.1, whole genome shotgun sequence:
- the LOC114429003 gene encoding bromo adjacent homology domain-containing 1 protein isoform X1, whose amino-acid sequence MLEVVPAAQPSRAERRTHFSLRAPEAIHGAASTCHSLPALHQDWDRNSHRVGLAEKHVMTHARQKGSLQQSHSSADWWDGCRLWPHGGAMGGAWAERTLRFGRTKKINEVMKQEKVLAKKMNSKRGRPTKPDQNRKLDRRREKKRDRKLYPLRGRAGNSDAGGLSCHVLLTRLDESVRKKESSKEKQGKNRCRQLPPKSKKGKSSERKQSLPKTKLKSSSPSHGECTGLGVLQPRKRRLASLNAEAVNSLLLERSTDPQLAAKQARRQDEATNAGDTLDAAAARGGVSAGLKTSRGSTSKASTSHQLELCQSSKPVKKAKVNRGDESKWMSQECLNAPTPRRLAGLNAAALLKLTSSSATSKQRVKTAPTATVTSDCKAPAGVSTPKPHSRVKLQPKGRTQKQKGKKVPPLHSGCTTCKRKADFEPKVEWETGSCTHRLTKPGYQSRSMLGYPLKQVKEEQLETELSPYYCCPPEGSVEYCHRLAFFLGQQPFTESNDQSLNSAMTPVKRECLVTSPSLTHSHPHTALTLSPHPCLCTADHCFSSYYVHIAHPTHTGTTSASLASRPLNFSSSSLCPNRMSDSKVLGRQVSHPSGLSHPAYCNSSPCYGEACGISGYTYRAMPPVSSRGCSFSTGCTGCTHSIKTESYSSPQGDHNPSLLVPPTMPISSCPLSSVPTSTQTKPLLLTPLSGREQPQAQLKLAKECPKSTKSSNGSMSMGRTRLAAKQTSPVPSLSSTKQKRVSRRRATNGWRPVGIPTEREVFIAGEDETALRQCYEGVQRDGEVIRVRDTVLLRSGPRKKSLPYVAKISALWEDPKTGELMMSLFWYYRPEHTQGGRDPSTHCENEIFASRHQDENSVACIEDRCYVLPLAQYCRYCALVKRRAEGAPPGSASIVPCRPDFAPPSHRCVPTDVDPELVYLCRHVYDFRYGRILKNLQ is encoded by the exons ATGTTGGAAGTTGTTCCGGCTGCCCAGCCGTCCAGAGCGGAGCGCAGAACCCATTTTTCGCTTCGTGCACCAGAAGCGATACACGGGGCTGCTTCTACGTGCCACAGCCTCCCAGCGCTCCACCAGGACTGGGATCGGAACAGCCACCGTGTCG GCCTAGCGGAGAAGCATGTGATGACTCACGCAAGGCAGAAAGGTTCCCTGCAGCAGAGCCACAGCAGTGCCGATTGGTGGGACGGCTGCCGTCTTTGGCCACATGGTGGCGCGATGGGGGGTGCCTGGGCTGAGCGCACGCTACGATTCGGCAGGACAAAGAAGATAAATGAGGTCATGAAACAAGAAAAAGTCCTGGCCAAGAAGATGAATAGCAAGAGAGGAAGACCAACAAAGCCTGATCAGAACAGAAAGCTGGACCGGAGGCGCGAGAAGAAACGGGACAGAAAGCTGTATCCTTTACGGGGGAGGGCTGGGAATTCAGATGCTGGAGGGCTTAGCTGCCACGTCCTACTTACCCGGCTGGACGAAAGCGTTCGTAAAAAAGAGAGttctaaagaaaaacaaggaaagaaCCGATGCAGACAGTTACCGCCGAAATCCAAAAAAGGGAAAAGCAGTGAAAGAAAACAGTCTTTaccaaaaactaaattaaaatcaAGCAGCCCAAGTCATGGAGAATGTACTGGGCTGGGGGTTCTGCAGCCACGTAAACGCAGACTGGCCTCTCTCAATGCTGAGGCTGTGAACAGTCTACTGCTTGAAAGATCCACTGACCCCCAGCTGGCTGCCAAACAGGCCAGGAGACAGGACGAAGCCACAAACGCTGGGGACACCTTGGATGCAGCTGCAGCCAGAGGAGGCGTCTCTGCGGGGCTGAAGACTTCACGAGGAAGCACCAGTAAAGCTTCCACATCTCACCAACTTGAACTGTGCCAAAGCTCTAAGCCGGTGAAGAAGGCCAAAGTCAACCGAGGTGACGAGAGCAAGTGGATGAGTCAGGAGTGTCTGAATGCTCCGACACCCAGGCGACTGGCAGGGCTCAATGCTGCAGCCCTGCTGAAGTTAACAAGTTCCTCTGCTACCAGCAAGCAGAGAGTAAAGACTGCACCCACTGCTACTGTCACATCAGACTGTAAGGCTCCTGCCGGAGTCTCGACCCCAAAGCCGCATTCCAGGGTCAAACTCCAACCCAAGGGACGCACACAAAAGCAGAAAGGGAAGAAAGTCCCTCCGCTGCACAGTGGCTGCACCACCTGCAAGAGGAAGGCAGACTTTGAGCCCAAGGTGGAGTGGGAGACAGGCAGCTGCACCCATCGACTGACCAAACCAGGCTACCAGTCACGCAGCATGTTAGGATACCCGCTGAAGCAAGTGAAGGAAGAGCAGCTGGAGACTGAACTGAGCCCATACTACTGCTGTCCCCCAGAAGGCTCAGTGGAATACTGCCACCGCTTAGCTTTCTTCCTCGGCCAGCAGCCCTTCACAGAGTCGAATGATCAGTCGCTTAACTCAGCTATGACCCCTGTGAAGCGCGAGTGCCTAGTAACCTCACCGTCCCTCACACATTCCCATCCACACACAGCCCTCACCCTCAGCCCACACCCCTGCCTCTGCACCGCCGACCACTGCTTCTCCAGCTACTACGTCCACATCGCCCACCCGACACACACTGGAACAACGTCAGCCAGCCTGGCCTCTCGACCTCTGAACTTTTCCTCCTCCAGTCTGTGCCCTAATCGCATGAGTGACTCCAAGGTTCTCGGGCGGCAAGTGTCCCATCCCTCGGGGCTGTCCCACCCTGCCTACTGCAACTCTTCGCCCTGTTACGGTGAGGCCTGTGGGATCAGCGGCTACACCTACAGAGCCATGCCTCCCGTCTCCAGCAGGGGTTGTTCTTTCAGCACAGGATGCACtggatgcacacacagcatcaaaACAG AGAGTTACTCCTCCCCTCAGGGTGATCACAATCCCTCTCTTCTAGTTCCCCCCACCATGCCCATCTCTAGCTGCCCTCTATCCAGCGTGCCCACTTCCACCCAGACTAAACCCCTCCTGCTGACCCCTCTGTCTGGGCGAGAGCAGCCACAGGCTCAGTTAAAGCTAGCCAAGGAATGCCCAAAAAGCACCAAGTCCTCCAATGGCTCCATGTCCATGGGACGCACACGGCTAGCGGCGAAGCAGACCTCACCGGTGCCGAGCCTCAGCAGCACCAAGCAAAAGAGAGTCAGCCGCAGACGCGCCACCAATGGATGGAGGCCTGTTGGAATTCCCACAGAGAGGGAGGTCTTCATTGCG GGAGAGGATGAGACGGCCCTGCGGCAATGTTATGAAGGAGTGCAGAGGGATGGTGAAGTGATACGTGTCAGAGACACTGTGCTGCTACGATCAGGCCCCAGGAAGAAATCCCTCCCATATGTTGCCAAGATATCCGCACTGTGGGAGGACCCCAAAACAG GAGAGCTGATGATGAGTCTTTTCTGGTACTACCGACCTGAGCACACTCAGGGAGGCCGAGATCCCAGCACACACTGTGAG AATGAGATTTTCGCCTCTCGACATCAGGATGAAAATAGCGTGGCCTGCATAGAAGACAGATGCTATGTTCTCCCACTAGCTCAGTACTGTAG ATATTGTGCCTTGGTGAAGCGGCGTGCCGAAGGCGCCCCACCTGGCAGTGCCAGCATCGTGCCCTGCCGCCCTGACTTCGCCCCACCTTCCCACCGCTGTGTGCCCACAGATGTCGACCCCGAGTTGGTGTATCTCTGCCGGCACGTCTACGACTTCCGTTATGGACGCATCTTAAAGAACCTACAGTAA
- the LOC114429003 gene encoding bromo adjacent homology domain-containing 1 protein isoform X3 — MTHARQKGSLQQSHSSADWWDGCRLWPHGGAMGGAWAERTLRFGRTKKINEVMKQEKVLAKKMNSKRGRPTKPDQNRKLDRRREKKRDRKLYPLRGRAGNSDAGGLSCHVLLTRLDESVRKKESSKEKQGKNRCRQLPPKSKKGKSSERKQSLPKTKLKSSSPSHGECTGLGVLQPRKRRLASLNAEAVNSLLLERSTDPQLAAKQARRQDEATNAGDTLDAAAARGGVSAGLKTSRGSTSKASTSHQLELCQSSKPVKKAKVNRGDESKWMSQECLNAPTPRRLAGLNAAALLKLTSSSATSKQRVKTAPTATVTSDCKAPAGVSTPKPHSRVKLQPKGRTQKQKGKKVPPLHSGCTTCKRKADFEPKVEWETGSCTHRLTKPGYQSRSMLGYPLKQVKEEQLETELSPYYCCPPEGSVEYCHRLAFFLGQQPFTESNDQSLNSAMTPVKRECLVTSPSLTHSHPHTALTLSPHPCLCTADHCFSSYYVHIAHPTHTGTTSASLASRPLNFSSSSLCPNRMSDSKVLGRQVSHPSGLSHPAYCNSSPCYGEACGISGYTYRAMPPVSSRGCSFSTGCTGCTHSIKTESYSSPQGDHNPSLLVPPTMPISSCPLSSVPTSTQTKPLLLTPLSGREQPQAQLKLAKECPKSTKSSNGSMSMGRTRLAAKQTSPVPSLSSTKQKRVSRRRATNGWRPVGIPTEREVFIAGEDETALRQCYEGVQRDGEVIRVRDTVLLRSGPRKKSLPYVAKISALWEDPKTGELMMSLFWYYRPEHTQGGRDPSTHCENEIFASRHQDENSVACIEDRCYVLPLAQYCRYCALVKRRAEGAPPGSASIVPCRPDFAPPSHRCVPTDVDPELVYLCRHVYDFRYGRILKNLQ; from the exons ATGACTCACGCAAGGCAGAAAGGTTCCCTGCAGCAGAGCCACAGCAGTGCCGATTGGTGGGACGGCTGCCGTCTTTGGCCACATGGTGGCGCGATGGGGGGTGCCTGGGCTGAGCGCACGCTACGATTCGGCAGGACAAAGAAGATAAATGAGGTCATGAAACAAGAAAAAGTCCTGGCCAAGAAGATGAATAGCAAGAGAGGAAGACCAACAAAGCCTGATCAGAACAGAAAGCTGGACCGGAGGCGCGAGAAGAAACGGGACAGAAAGCTGTATCCTTTACGGGGGAGGGCTGGGAATTCAGATGCTGGAGGGCTTAGCTGCCACGTCCTACTTACCCGGCTGGACGAAAGCGTTCGTAAAAAAGAGAGttctaaagaaaaacaaggaaagaaCCGATGCAGACAGTTACCGCCGAAATCCAAAAAAGGGAAAAGCAGTGAAAGAAAACAGTCTTTaccaaaaactaaattaaaatcaAGCAGCCCAAGTCATGGAGAATGTACTGGGCTGGGGGTTCTGCAGCCACGTAAACGCAGACTGGCCTCTCTCAATGCTGAGGCTGTGAACAGTCTACTGCTTGAAAGATCCACTGACCCCCAGCTGGCTGCCAAACAGGCCAGGAGACAGGACGAAGCCACAAACGCTGGGGACACCTTGGATGCAGCTGCAGCCAGAGGAGGCGTCTCTGCGGGGCTGAAGACTTCACGAGGAAGCACCAGTAAAGCTTCCACATCTCACCAACTTGAACTGTGCCAAAGCTCTAAGCCGGTGAAGAAGGCCAAAGTCAACCGAGGTGACGAGAGCAAGTGGATGAGTCAGGAGTGTCTGAATGCTCCGACACCCAGGCGACTGGCAGGGCTCAATGCTGCAGCCCTGCTGAAGTTAACAAGTTCCTCTGCTACCAGCAAGCAGAGAGTAAAGACTGCACCCACTGCTACTGTCACATCAGACTGTAAGGCTCCTGCCGGAGTCTCGACCCCAAAGCCGCATTCCAGGGTCAAACTCCAACCCAAGGGACGCACACAAAAGCAGAAAGGGAAGAAAGTCCCTCCGCTGCACAGTGGCTGCACCACCTGCAAGAGGAAGGCAGACTTTGAGCCCAAGGTGGAGTGGGAGACAGGCAGCTGCACCCATCGACTGACCAAACCAGGCTACCAGTCACGCAGCATGTTAGGATACCCGCTGAAGCAAGTGAAGGAAGAGCAGCTGGAGACTGAACTGAGCCCATACTACTGCTGTCCCCCAGAAGGCTCAGTGGAATACTGCCACCGCTTAGCTTTCTTCCTCGGCCAGCAGCCCTTCACAGAGTCGAATGATCAGTCGCTTAACTCAGCTATGACCCCTGTGAAGCGCGAGTGCCTAGTAACCTCACCGTCCCTCACACATTCCCATCCACACACAGCCCTCACCCTCAGCCCACACCCCTGCCTCTGCACCGCCGACCACTGCTTCTCCAGCTACTACGTCCACATCGCCCACCCGACACACACTGGAACAACGTCAGCCAGCCTGGCCTCTCGACCTCTGAACTTTTCCTCCTCCAGTCTGTGCCCTAATCGCATGAGTGACTCCAAGGTTCTCGGGCGGCAAGTGTCCCATCCCTCGGGGCTGTCCCACCCTGCCTACTGCAACTCTTCGCCCTGTTACGGTGAGGCCTGTGGGATCAGCGGCTACACCTACAGAGCCATGCCTCCCGTCTCCAGCAGGGGTTGTTCTTTCAGCACAGGATGCACtggatgcacacacagcatcaaaACAG AGAGTTACTCCTCCCCTCAGGGTGATCACAATCCCTCTCTTCTAGTTCCCCCCACCATGCCCATCTCTAGCTGCCCTCTATCCAGCGTGCCCACTTCCACCCAGACTAAACCCCTCCTGCTGACCCCTCTGTCTGGGCGAGAGCAGCCACAGGCTCAGTTAAAGCTAGCCAAGGAATGCCCAAAAAGCACCAAGTCCTCCAATGGCTCCATGTCCATGGGACGCACACGGCTAGCGGCGAAGCAGACCTCACCGGTGCCGAGCCTCAGCAGCACCAAGCAAAAGAGAGTCAGCCGCAGACGCGCCACCAATGGATGGAGGCCTGTTGGAATTCCCACAGAGAGGGAGGTCTTCATTGCG GGAGAGGATGAGACGGCCCTGCGGCAATGTTATGAAGGAGTGCAGAGGGATGGTGAAGTGATACGTGTCAGAGACACTGTGCTGCTACGATCAGGCCCCAGGAAGAAATCCCTCCCATATGTTGCCAAGATATCCGCACTGTGGGAGGACCCCAAAACAG GAGAGCTGATGATGAGTCTTTTCTGGTACTACCGACCTGAGCACACTCAGGGAGGCCGAGATCCCAGCACACACTGTGAG AATGAGATTTTCGCCTCTCGACATCAGGATGAAAATAGCGTGGCCTGCATAGAAGACAGATGCTATGTTCTCCCACTAGCTCAGTACTGTAG ATATTGTGCCTTGGTGAAGCGGCGTGCCGAAGGCGCCCCACCTGGCAGTGCCAGCATCGTGCCCTGCCGCCCTGACTTCGCCCCACCTTCCCACCGCTGTGTGCCCACAGATGTCGACCCCGAGTTGGTGTATCTCTGCCGGCACGTCTACGACTTCCGTTATGGACGCATCTTAAAGAACCTACAGTAA
- the LOC114429003 gene encoding bromo adjacent homology domain-containing 1 protein isoform X2 — protein MLEVVPAAQPSRAERRTHFSLRAPEAIHGAASTCHSLPALHQDWDRNSHRVGLAEKHVMTHARQKGSLQQSHSSADWWDGCRLWPHGGAMGGAWAERTLRFGRTKKINEVMKQEKVLAKKMNSKRGRPTKPDQNRKLDRRREKKRDRKLYPLRGRAGNSDAGGLSCHVLLTRLDESVRKKESSKEKQGKNRCRQLPPKSKKGKSSERKQSLPKTKLKSSSPSHGECTGLGVLQPRKRRLASLNAEAVNSLLLERSTDPQLAAKQARRQDEATNAGDTLDAAAARGGVSAGLKTSRGSTSKASTSHQLELCQSSKPVKKAKVNRGDESKWMSQECLNAPTPRRLAGLNAAALLKLTSSSATSKQRVKTAPTATVTSDCKAPAGVSTPKPHSRVKLQPKGRTQKQKGKKVPPLHSGCTTCKRKADFEPKVEWETGSCTHRLTKPGYQSRSMLGYPLKQVKEEQLETELSPYYCCPPEGSVEYCHRLAFFLGQQPFTESNDQSLNSAMTPVKRECLVTSPSLTHSHPHTALTLSPHPCLCTADHCFSSYYVHIAHPTHTGTTSASLASRPLNFSSSSLCPNRMSDSKVLGRQVSHPSGLSHPAYCNSSPCYGEACGISGYTYRAMPPVSSRGCSFSTGCTGCTHSIKTVPPTMPISSCPLSSVPTSTQTKPLLLTPLSGREQPQAQLKLAKECPKSTKSSNGSMSMGRTRLAAKQTSPVPSLSSTKQKRVSRRRATNGWRPVGIPTEREVFIAGEDETALRQCYEGVQRDGEVIRVRDTVLLRSGPRKKSLPYVAKISALWEDPKTGELMMSLFWYYRPEHTQGGRDPSTHCENEIFASRHQDENSVACIEDRCYVLPLAQYCRYCALVKRRAEGAPPGSASIVPCRPDFAPPSHRCVPTDVDPELVYLCRHVYDFRYGRILKNLQ, from the exons ATGTTGGAAGTTGTTCCGGCTGCCCAGCCGTCCAGAGCGGAGCGCAGAACCCATTTTTCGCTTCGTGCACCAGAAGCGATACACGGGGCTGCTTCTACGTGCCACAGCCTCCCAGCGCTCCACCAGGACTGGGATCGGAACAGCCACCGTGTCG GCCTAGCGGAGAAGCATGTGATGACTCACGCAAGGCAGAAAGGTTCCCTGCAGCAGAGCCACAGCAGTGCCGATTGGTGGGACGGCTGCCGTCTTTGGCCACATGGTGGCGCGATGGGGGGTGCCTGGGCTGAGCGCACGCTACGATTCGGCAGGACAAAGAAGATAAATGAGGTCATGAAACAAGAAAAAGTCCTGGCCAAGAAGATGAATAGCAAGAGAGGAAGACCAACAAAGCCTGATCAGAACAGAAAGCTGGACCGGAGGCGCGAGAAGAAACGGGACAGAAAGCTGTATCCTTTACGGGGGAGGGCTGGGAATTCAGATGCTGGAGGGCTTAGCTGCCACGTCCTACTTACCCGGCTGGACGAAAGCGTTCGTAAAAAAGAGAGttctaaagaaaaacaaggaaagaaCCGATGCAGACAGTTACCGCCGAAATCCAAAAAAGGGAAAAGCAGTGAAAGAAAACAGTCTTTaccaaaaactaaattaaaatcaAGCAGCCCAAGTCATGGAGAATGTACTGGGCTGGGGGTTCTGCAGCCACGTAAACGCAGACTGGCCTCTCTCAATGCTGAGGCTGTGAACAGTCTACTGCTTGAAAGATCCACTGACCCCCAGCTGGCTGCCAAACAGGCCAGGAGACAGGACGAAGCCACAAACGCTGGGGACACCTTGGATGCAGCTGCAGCCAGAGGAGGCGTCTCTGCGGGGCTGAAGACTTCACGAGGAAGCACCAGTAAAGCTTCCACATCTCACCAACTTGAACTGTGCCAAAGCTCTAAGCCGGTGAAGAAGGCCAAAGTCAACCGAGGTGACGAGAGCAAGTGGATGAGTCAGGAGTGTCTGAATGCTCCGACACCCAGGCGACTGGCAGGGCTCAATGCTGCAGCCCTGCTGAAGTTAACAAGTTCCTCTGCTACCAGCAAGCAGAGAGTAAAGACTGCACCCACTGCTACTGTCACATCAGACTGTAAGGCTCCTGCCGGAGTCTCGACCCCAAAGCCGCATTCCAGGGTCAAACTCCAACCCAAGGGACGCACACAAAAGCAGAAAGGGAAGAAAGTCCCTCCGCTGCACAGTGGCTGCACCACCTGCAAGAGGAAGGCAGACTTTGAGCCCAAGGTGGAGTGGGAGACAGGCAGCTGCACCCATCGACTGACCAAACCAGGCTACCAGTCACGCAGCATGTTAGGATACCCGCTGAAGCAAGTGAAGGAAGAGCAGCTGGAGACTGAACTGAGCCCATACTACTGCTGTCCCCCAGAAGGCTCAGTGGAATACTGCCACCGCTTAGCTTTCTTCCTCGGCCAGCAGCCCTTCACAGAGTCGAATGATCAGTCGCTTAACTCAGCTATGACCCCTGTGAAGCGCGAGTGCCTAGTAACCTCACCGTCCCTCACACATTCCCATCCACACACAGCCCTCACCCTCAGCCCACACCCCTGCCTCTGCACCGCCGACCACTGCTTCTCCAGCTACTACGTCCACATCGCCCACCCGACACACACTGGAACAACGTCAGCCAGCCTGGCCTCTCGACCTCTGAACTTTTCCTCCTCCAGTCTGTGCCCTAATCGCATGAGTGACTCCAAGGTTCTCGGGCGGCAAGTGTCCCATCCCTCGGGGCTGTCCCACCCTGCCTACTGCAACTCTTCGCCCTGTTACGGTGAGGCCTGTGGGATCAGCGGCTACACCTACAGAGCCATGCCTCCCGTCTCCAGCAGGGGTTGTTCTTTCAGCACAGGATGCACtggatgcacacacagcatcaaaACAG TTCCCCCCACCATGCCCATCTCTAGCTGCCCTCTATCCAGCGTGCCCACTTCCACCCAGACTAAACCCCTCCTGCTGACCCCTCTGTCTGGGCGAGAGCAGCCACAGGCTCAGTTAAAGCTAGCCAAGGAATGCCCAAAAAGCACCAAGTCCTCCAATGGCTCCATGTCCATGGGACGCACACGGCTAGCGGCGAAGCAGACCTCACCGGTGCCGAGCCTCAGCAGCACCAAGCAAAAGAGAGTCAGCCGCAGACGCGCCACCAATGGATGGAGGCCTGTTGGAATTCCCACAGAGAGGGAGGTCTTCATTGCG GGAGAGGATGAGACGGCCCTGCGGCAATGTTATGAAGGAGTGCAGAGGGATGGTGAAGTGATACGTGTCAGAGACACTGTGCTGCTACGATCAGGCCCCAGGAAGAAATCCCTCCCATATGTTGCCAAGATATCCGCACTGTGGGAGGACCCCAAAACAG GAGAGCTGATGATGAGTCTTTTCTGGTACTACCGACCTGAGCACACTCAGGGAGGCCGAGATCCCAGCACACACTGTGAG AATGAGATTTTCGCCTCTCGACATCAGGATGAAAATAGCGTGGCCTGCATAGAAGACAGATGCTATGTTCTCCCACTAGCTCAGTACTGTAG ATATTGTGCCTTGGTGAAGCGGCGTGCCGAAGGCGCCCCACCTGGCAGTGCCAGCATCGTGCCCTGCCGCCCTGACTTCGCCCCACCTTCCCACCGCTGTGTGCCCACAGATGTCGACCCCGAGTTGGTGTATCTCTGCCGGCACGTCTACGACTTCCGTTATGGACGCATCTTAAAGAACCTACAGTAA